The following coding sequences lie in one Rickettsia hoogstraalii genomic window:
- a CDS encoding DUF2442 domain-containing protein: protein MLHVISVSYIDDYYLELVFDDGTKGIINLYPHLKGSIFEPLQDKNLFNKVTIDEELQTISWSNGADFAPEFLKANLDSA, encoded by the coding sequence ATGTTGCATGTAATATCTGTAAGTTATATAGATGATTATTATTTAGAATTAGTTTTTGATGATGGAACAAAAGGTATTATAAACCTATATCCACATCTTAAAGGCTCAATTTTTGAACCGCTTCAAGATAAAAATTTATTTAATAAAGTGACGATAGATGAAGAATTGCAAACTATTAGTTGGTCTAACGGGGCAGATTTTGCTCCGGAATTTTTAAAGGCGAATTTAGATTCTGCTTGA